A single genomic interval of Helianthus annuus cultivar XRQ/B chromosome 6, HanXRQr2.0-SUNRISE, whole genome shotgun sequence harbors:
- the LOC110865143 gene encoding berberine bridge enzyme-like 8, with protein MNNSCSVFLLVLSLSFCVSFGALSSIFDVTSTSEDFITCLQSNSNNVTTISQLVFTPVNTSYIPVWQAAADPIRFNKSYIYKPSVIVTPTNETQIQTALLCAKKHGYEFRIRDGGHDFEGISYTANAPFVMLDLVNMRAIEINVENRTALVQGGALLGELYYTISQLTDTLYFPAGIWAGVGVSGFLSGGGYGNLLRKYGLGADNVLDIRFMDVNGNILDRKSMGEDLFWALRGGGASSFGIVLQWKLNLVPVPERVTLFMVSYTLEQGATDIFHKYQYVLPKFDRDLLIRVQLNTEYIGNTTQKTVRILFHGIYQGNIDTLLPLLNQSFPELNVTREVCQEVRMVQTTLEFGGFNISTPTSVLANRSAIPKLSFKGKSDYVRTPIPKSGLRKLWRKMFENDNSQTLFMYTFGGKMEEYSDTAIPYPHRAGVLYQVFKRVDFVDQPSDKTLISLRRLAWLRSFDKTLEPYVTSNPREAYMNYNDLDLGFDSATYEEASEWGERYWKRENFKKLIRIKAKVDPENFFRHPQSIPVFSRPLSDM; from the coding sequence ATGAATAACTCTTGTTCAGTGTTCCTCTTagttctttctctttctttttgtgTTTCATTTGGAGCATTGTCTTCCATTTTCGATGTTACTTCAACTTCCGAAGATTTCATAACCTGTCTCCAATCCAACTCCAACAATGTCACCACCATCTCTCAACTCGTTTTCACCCCGGTCAACACTTCTTACATACCCGTTTGGCAAGCTGCAGCCGACCCTATTCGGTTCAACAAATCCTACATTTATAAACCATCGGTCATCGTTACTCCCACCAACGAAACCCAGATCCAAACCGCTCTTTTATGCGCCAAGAAACATGGATACGAGTTCAGGATCCGGGACGGTGGGCATGACTTCGAGGGCATCTCATACACCGCGAACGCTCCGTTTGTCATGCTTGATCTCGTCAACATGAGGGCTATAGAGATCAACGTTGAAAACCGGACCGCGCTGGTCCAGGGTGGCGCTTTGCTTGGTGAGCTCTACTACACTATTTCTCAGTTAACCGACACCTTGTATTTTCCAGCTGGTATTTGGGCTGGAGTCGGTGTTAGCGGGTTCTTGAGCGGTGGTGGGTATGGAAACCTGTTGAGGAAATACGGGCTTGGTGCCGATAATGTTTTGGATATTCGTTTCATGGATGTTAATGGAAACATTCTTGATAGGAAATCGATGGGTGAAGATTTGTTTTGGGCGCTTCGTGGCGGTGGTGCTTCCAGTTTCGGAATTGTTCTCCAGTGGAAGCTGAATTTGGTTCCGGTGCCTGAAAGAGTTACTCTTTTCATGGTGAGTTATACTCTCGAGCAAGGTGCGACGGACATTTTCCATAAATATCAATACGTGTTACCGAAATTTGATCGTGATTTACTCATCAGAGTTCAGCTTAACACCGAGTATATAGGCAACACCACTCAGAAAACCGTACGAATATTGTTTCACGGTATTTATCAAGGCAATATTGACACACTGCTTCCATTGTTGAACCAAAGTTTCCCAGAGCTCAATGTGACACGAGAAGTCTGCCAAGAAGTACGAATGGTCCAAACCACCCTTGAGTTTGGAGGCTTTAACATCTCTACCCCAACATCGGTTCTAGCAAACCGGTCAGCAATCCCCAAGCTGAGCTTCAAAGGAAAATCAGACTATGTCCGAACTCCAATTCCCAAAAGCGGGCTAAGAAAGCTCTGGAGAAAGATGTTTGAAAACGACAACTCACAGACTCTCTTCATGTACACATTTGGTGGGAAGATGGAGGAGTACTCAGATACAGCAATTCCGTATCCCCATAGAGCTGGGGTGTTGTACCAAGTGTTCAAGAGGGTGGACTTCGTGGATCAGCCTTCGGACAAGACCTTGATATCACTCAGACGGTTGGCTTGGCTCCGAAGCTTTGATAAGACTTTGGAACCATACGTGACGAGTAACCCGAGGGAGGCGTATATGAACTACAATGATCttgatttgggttttgatagTGCTACATATGAAGAAGCAAGTGAATGGGGAGAAAGGTATTGGAAAAGGGAGAACTTTAAGAAGTTGATCCGAATCAAGGCTAAAGTTGATCCGGAGAATTTCTTTAGACACCCACAAAGTATACCGGTTTTCTCAAGACCTCTCTCAGATATGTGA